In Bacillus toyonensis BCT-7112, a single window of DNA contains:
- a CDS encoding metallophosphoesterase, with protein MKNLRYFNIFTMLIIYTLLMFYIGWNGWVWLHAVFGWESWGYYAFVVGFISYAYILVQVFKFLPFLRTIGSIWFAVIQYALMLLPLADITVFLLQFSVEKETAIIWTGAAVLAAFIFIFAYGVFNAYSPVVRKYEVHIPKKVKGRKSLRIAMASDMHFGKLSGVSHLKRLVRHVNEMEPDIILLPGDIIDDHPGVFIQKNMGHIMKQMKAPLGVYGVLGNHEYYGRAVPEFLQEMDKIDIRILLDEGITIEDDFYLVGRRDKTERDRQSFEQLMNTVDKSMPVIAMDHQPFELKQAAAAGVDLLLSGHTHRGQMAPNHIVTRRMYELDWGYAQKGAFHAIVSSGFGFWGPPLRLGSRSEIVQVEVTFE; from the coding sequence GTGAAGAATCTTCGTTATTTCAATATATTTACTATGTTAATTATATACACGCTACTTATGTTTTACATCGGCTGGAACGGATGGGTTTGGCTTCATGCAGTATTTGGCTGGGAGTCCTGGGGGTATTATGCTTTCGTAGTCGGATTTATTTCTTATGCGTATATTCTCGTGCAAGTGTTTAAGTTTCTCCCATTCCTTCGAACGATTGGTTCAATTTGGTTTGCAGTCATACAATACGCCCTTATGTTATTGCCGTTAGCTGATATAACAGTCTTTCTTTTACAGTTTTCGGTTGAGAAAGAAACAGCAATTATTTGGACAGGGGCGGCTGTATTAGCTGCGTTTATCTTTATCTTTGCATATGGAGTATTTAATGCGTATAGTCCGGTAGTAAGAAAATATGAAGTGCACATACCGAAAAAGGTGAAGGGCCGCAAAAGTTTACGTATTGCGATGGCTTCTGATATGCATTTCGGTAAACTGTCTGGTGTATCGCATTTAAAAAGACTTGTCCGTCACGTAAATGAAATGGAGCCTGATATTATTTTACTGCCAGGGGATATTATCGATGATCATCCAGGGGTATTTATTCAAAAAAACATGGGTCATATTATGAAACAAATGAAAGCTCCATTAGGCGTATATGGCGTTTTAGGAAACCATGAATACTACGGCAGAGCGGTTCCGGAGTTTTTACAAGAGATGGATAAGATTGATATTCGTATTCTTTTAGATGAAGGGATCACAATTGAAGATGACTTTTATCTCGTTGGAAGAAGAGATAAAACAGAGCGAGATCGCCAAAGCTTTGAACAACTTATGAATACAGTGGATAAATCGATGCCTGTTATAGCAATGGATCACCAGCCATTTGAGTTAAAACAAGCAGCAGCGGCAGGTGTAGACTTATTATTATCCGGTCACACGCACCGCGGACAAATGGCACCAAATCATATTGTAACGAGAAGAATGTACGAGCTAGACTGGGGATACGCACAAAAAGGCGCATTCCACGCAATTGTTTCTTCTGGATTCGGATTTTGGGGACCGCCGCTTAGACTTGGTAGTAGGTCGGAGATTGTGCAGGTAGAAGTTACGTTTGAATAA
- a CDS encoding CPBP family intramembrane glutamic endopeptidase: protein MGSYFPKAGKLIGGIIILLILLSSLWLIWIGETNIRYSGDHTGTLPFWNKWIPVIVGILLVRFLPSHHKNYNPLQQFELRRIIIQTVILFSSGFLFTICLLTTNFEGMTLQLWFMIFKIILLLFTPLMLLLFYKSNPEKERQKPVKSTGGNRWYRFTPLIVIIVWGYFNFFSTFSTPFVSARMEPTILILILLVGFLINGVLEELFYRVWLQTRLELLLGTWPAILLTSLLWASWHIALHGSGHWDIDTATVIVNHGIVGLFLGYLWARYRKVWVIIIVHGLINAHPQQLIEIIFK, encoded by the coding sequence ATGGGTAGTTATTTTCCAAAAGCGGGGAAGCTCATTGGTGGAATCATTATACTTCTTATTTTGCTTTCATCTCTTTGGCTTATATGGATCGGAGAAACAAACATTCGTTACAGTGGGGATCATACGGGCACACTGCCTTTTTGGAACAAGTGGATCCCTGTTATTGTCGGTATACTCCTTGTTCGTTTCTTACCATCTCATCATAAAAACTATAATCCCCTTCAACAATTTGAACTAAGGCGCATCATAATTCAAACTGTTATTTTATTCTCGAGTGGTTTCCTCTTCACGATTTGTCTCCTCACCACGAACTTTGAAGGAATGACATTACAATTGTGGTTTATGATATTTAAAATTATTTTATTATTATTCACTCCATTAATGCTTCTTTTATTTTATAAAAGTAACCCCGAAAAAGAACGACAAAAGCCTGTAAAATCAACGGGAGGTAATAGATGGTATCGGTTTACACCACTTATTGTCATTATAGTCTGGGGTTACTTCAACTTCTTTTCTACATTCTCTACACCATTTGTTTCAGCGAGAATGGAACCCACGATTTTAATCTTAATTTTACTTGTAGGATTTCTTATAAATGGTGTACTGGAAGAGCTTTTTTATAGAGTTTGGTTGCAAACACGTTTGGAACTATTACTAGGTACTTGGCCGGCTATACTTCTTACATCATTGTTATGGGCGAGCTGGCATATTGCATTACACGGCTCTGGTCATTGGGATATTGATACAGCTACGGTTATTGTGAACCATGGTATCGTAGGTCTATTCCTTGGATATTTGTGGGCGCGTTATCGTAAGGTATGGGTAATTATTATTGTTCATGGATTAATTAATGCACATCCACAACAACTAATTGAGATTATATTCAAGTAA